The following coding sequences are from one Panicum hallii strain FIL2 chromosome 5, PHallii_v3.1, whole genome shotgun sequence window:
- the LOC112893902 gene encoding histone-lysine N-methyltransferase SUVR3 has product MRNQATPAAVTESAELVLPLLPPRDLAAAASACRALRAAASAVTTRRAADAARGLEPLPIPFHNRVDSKPYAYFLYTPFSLARLSPSASSSPGAQPWGGAWARPPVPTWPRPGLDGLPSAVCGCACEAGECGGPGCACADAEADGAGLGSEGGMGSLGECGDGCACGPSCGNRRTQRGVAVQLRVVRHLQKGWGLHAAEALGRGQFVCEYAGEFLTTEEVWRRQRIYDELASAGKLAPALIVIREHLPSGKACLRVNIDATKVGNVARFINHSCDGGNLHPVLVRSSGSLLPRLCFFAARDIVEGEELTFSYGDARVRPKGLPCFCGSLGCCGVLPSEET; this is encoded by the exons ATGAGGAACCAGGCAACACCGGCCGCCGTCACCGAGTCGGCGGAGCTGGTCCTGCCGTTGCTGCCGCCGCgtgacctcgccgccgcggcaTCCGCTTGCCGCGCCCTCCGCGCGGCGGCGTCCGCCGTcaccacgcgccgcgccgccgacgcGGCGCGCGGCCTGGAGCCGCTCCCCATCCCGTTCCACAACCGCGTCGATTCGAAGCCCTACGCCTACTTCCTCTACACGCCCTTCTCCCTCGCCCGGCTGTCTCccagcgcctcctcctcccccggcGCCCAGCCGTGGGGTGGCGCCTGGGCCCGGCCGCCAGTCCCGACTTGGCCCCGCCCCGGCCTTGACGGCCTCCCATCGGCCGTGTGCGGGTGCGCGTGCGAGGCGGGGGAGTGCGGCGGCCCCGGGTGCGCGTGCGCCGATGCGGAGGCCGACGGGGCCGGCTTGGGCTCGGAGGGCGGGATGGGGAGCCTCGGGGAGTGTGGTGATGGGTGCGCGTGCGGGCCTTCGTGCGGGAACCGGCGGACGCAGCGCGGCGTCGCGGTGCAGCTGCGCGTCGTGCGCCACCTGCAGAAGGGGTGGGGGCTGCACGCAGCGGAGGCCCTCGGTCGCGGGCAGTTCGTCTGCGAGTACGCCG GTGAGTTCTTGACAACTGAAGAAGTATGGAGGCGGCAGAGGATATATGATGAACTTGCCTCTGCCGGTAAGCTTGCTCCTGCACTCATTGTCATTCGGGAGCACCTGCCTTCTGGAAAAGCATGCTTAAGAGTCAACATTGATGCAACCAAAGTGGGAAATGTGGCTCGCTTTATCAACCATTCATGTGATGGAGGCAACCTGCATCCTGTCCTGGTGAGGAGCTCCGGTTCATTGCTCCCAAGGCTCTGCTTCTTTGCTGCCAGAGATATTGTGGAAGGAGAGGAGCTCACCTTCAGTTACGGGGATGCTAGGGTTAGGCCGAAGGGTTTGCCCTGCTTTTGCGGAAGCTTGGGTTGTTGTGGTGTACTTCCTTCAGAAGAAACTTGA
- the LOC112893903 gene encoding transcription initiation factor IIF subunit beta-like: protein MAEEVKHLETRAAERPVWLMKCPTVVSRAWQEAAAAAASNPEAGGPNPNPVVAKVVLSLDPLRDEQPTKFKMEMSQTNNGNTPKSYSLNMYNDFVPMCIFSESNQGKYACEGKVENKFDMKPHSENLADYGKLCRERTTKCMAKPRRVEVLADDHGSRMRPMPGMVGLMPSSATNAKEKKKPVPPRSFETKRTRRGRTEMENILFKLFERQPNWSLKQLMQETDQPEQFLKEILNDLCVYNKRGPNQGTHELKPEYKKSTEDNNAT, encoded by the exons ATGGCCGAGGAGGTGAAGCACCTGGAGACGCGCGCGGCCGAGCGCCCCGTGTGGCTCATGAAATGCCCCACCGTCGTCTCCCGCGCCTGGcaggaggccgccgccgccgccgcctccaacccAGAGGCCGGAGGCCCTAACCCTAACCCGGTGGTCGCCAAGGTCGTCCTCTCCCTCGACCCCCTCCGCGACGAGCAGCCTACCAAG TTCAAGATGGAGATGTCTCAAACCAACAATGGCAATACACCAAAGAGTTACTCTCTGAATATGTACAATGACTTTGTGCCAATGTGCATCTTTTCTGAGTCTAACCAAG GGAAATATGCATGTGAAGGGAAAGTTGAGAACAAGTTTGACATGAAACCACACAGTGAAAATCTTGCGGATTATGGAAAGTTATGCCGTGAGAGAACTACCAAGTGTATGGCTAAACCAAGAAGAGTGGAG GTACTTGCGGATGACCATGGAAGTCGCATGAGACCCATGCCTGGCATGGTTGGTTTGATGCCTTCTTCTGCTACAAATGCAAAG gagaagaagaagccagTACCACCACGATCTTTTGAAACAAAAAGAACACGAAGGGGTCGTACCGAAATGGAGAATATCCTATTCAAGCTTTTCGAGAGGCAGCCAAATTGGTCGCTAAAGCAGCTTATGCAAGAGACGGACCAACCTGAG CAATTCCTGAAGGAGATACTGAACGACCTCTGTGTCTACAATAAAAGAGGACCGAATCAAGGGACGCACGAGCTCAAGCCTGAATACAAGAAGTCGACAGAGGACAACAATGCTACTTGA